In one Silene latifolia isolate original U9 population chromosome 10, ASM4854445v1, whole genome shotgun sequence genomic region, the following are encoded:
- the LOC141606456 gene encoding F-box/kelch-repeat protein At3g23880-like codes for MTKSKKKHVIPQQSYLSDDLIIEEILTRLPVKSIIRFKSVSKQWYSTVSSSEFANAQLIKSPFPHPSAPIDTLFIKCGKNCYLFSCDDDEQICANSEDNLVKLDVDFGVGKYNLELTGCCNGLICLTQYYNEYFILLNPATRKLHQYESDGYLKRFDESKCPYVASGFGYASNVDDYKYVRILSEYGGNEKKPIVHIFSLRENRWREIDFDHNPLVVYRNAMLVNDKLYWHAVSIQDGDSVVSFDLGTERFDIITINCAEQDALGVMGGRLSTCSCTGDKLMNILEPPSILKSICLPKGFRLDMYSQMLGFTKADNFFVTNPLYDEGSGGATLGLLDTRTKPMQYTTLLRFDMLLKIAIYFPSLVSPFPIVEPLEA; via the coding sequence ATGACAAAGAGTAAGAAGAAGCATGTGATTCCGCAACAAAGTTACCTCTCTGATGATCTAATTATTGAAGAAATACTTACAAGATTACCCGTCAAATCAATTATTCGATTTAAATCGGTTTCGAAACAATGGTATTCTACTGTTTCTTCTTCCGAATTTGCGAATGCCCAACTTATCAAATCCCCCTTTCCTCACCCTTCTGCTCCTATTGACACCTTGTTTATCAAATGTGGTAAAAATTGTTACCTTTTCTCGTGCGACGATGATGAACAGATTTGTGCTAATTCTGAAGATAATTTGGTTAAGCTAGACGTCGACTTTGGGGTCGGAAAGTATAATCTTGAACTTACAGGGTGCTGCAATGGGTTAATTTGTTTAACCCAATATTATAATGAATACTTCATTTTATTGAATCCGGCTACCCGTAAGCTGCACCAATATGAGTCAGATGGGTATTTGAAGCGTTTTGATGAATCAAAATGCCCTTACGTAGCCTCTGGATTTGGGTATGCATCCAATGTCGATGACTACAAATATGTTCGAATTCTGTCGGAATATGGGGGTAATGAAAAAAAACCTATTGTTCACATCTTCTCTCTTAGGGAAAATAGGTGGAGAGAAATTGATTTTGATCATAACCCGCTCGTAGTTTATAGAAACGCGATGCTTGTTAATGACAAGTTATACTGGCATGCTGTTAGTATCCAAGACGGTGATTCAGTTGTTAGCTTTGATTTAGGGACTGAGAGGTTTGACATAATTACGATCAATTGTGCCGAACAGGACGCCTTGGGAGTTATGGGAGGGCGTTTGAGCACGTGCAGCTGTACGGGTGACAAGTTAATGAATATATTGGAACCTCCCTCAATACTGAAATCTATTTGTCTACCAAAGGGGTTCAGATTAGACATGTACTCTCAAATGCTTGGGTTTACAAAGGCTGACAATTTTTTTGTGACGAATCCATTATATGATGAGGGTTCTGGGGGTGCAACATTAGGGTTACTTGACACACGTACAAAACCTATGCAATACACAACACTTTTGAGGTTTGATATGTTGCTTAAAATTGCAATATATTTCCCAAGCCTGGTTTCGCCTTTTCCCATCGTAGAGCCTTTAGAGGCATAA